The proteins below come from a single Corvus cornix cornix isolate S_Up_H32 chromosome 23, ASM73873v5, whole genome shotgun sequence genomic window:
- the PHB gene encoding prohibitin yields the protein MAAKVFESIGKLGLGLAVAGGVVNSALYNVDAGHRAVIFDRFRGVQDVVVGEGTHFLIPWVQKPIIFDCRSRPRNIPVITGSKDLQNVNITLRILFRPVTAQLPRIFTSIGEDYDERVLPSITTEILKSVVARFDAGELITQRELVSRQVSEDLTERAATFGLILDDVSLTHLTFGKEFTEAVEMKQVAQQEAERARFIVEKAEQQKKAAVISAEGDSKAAELIANSLATAGDGLIELRKLEAAEDIAYQLSRSRNITYLPSGQSVLLQLPQ from the exons aTGGCTGCGAAGGTGTTCGAGAGCATCGGGAAGCTCGGTCTGGGCTTGGCTGTGGCGGGCGGAGTTGTCAACTCTGCTCTTTACAACG TGGatgcaggacacagagctgtgatCTTTGACCGGTTCCGGGGGGTCCAGGACGTGGTGGTGGGAGAAGGGACCCATTTCCTGATCCCCTGGGTGCAGAAACCCATCATCTTCGACTGCCGCTCGCGGCCCCGCAACATCCCCGTCATCACCGGCAGCAAAG aCCTGCAGAACGTGAACATCACGCTGCGGATCCTGTTCCGGCCCGTGACCGCCCAGCTGCCCCGCATCTTCACCAGCATCGGCGAGGACTATGACGAGCGCGTGCTGCCCTCCATCACCACCGAGATCCTCAAGTCTGTGGTG GCTCGCTTTGACGCCGGGGAGCTGATCACCCAGCGGGAGCTGGTGTCCAGGCAGGTCAGCGAGGACCTCACGGAGAGAGCGGCGACCTTCGGCCTCATCCTGGACGACGTGTCCTTG ACCCACCTGACCTTTGGCAAGGAGTTCACGGAGGCGGTGGAGATGAAGCAGGTGGcgcagcaggaggcagagcgCGCCAGGTTCATCGTGGAGAAG gctgagcagcagaagaagGCGGCGGTGATCTCTGCAGAAGGTGACTCCAAGGCTGCAGAGCTGATTGCCAACTCGCTGGCCACGGCGGGTGACGGGCTGATCGAGCTGCGCAAGCTGGAGGCGGCCGAGGACATCGCGTACCAGCTCTCGCGCTCCCGCAACATCACCTACCTGCCCTCGGGACAGTccgtgctgctgcagctgccacagtGA